A region from the Lolium perenne isolate Kyuss_39 chromosome 4, Kyuss_2.0, whole genome shotgun sequence genome encodes:
- the LOC127291845 gene encoding PTI1-like tyrosine-protein kinase 1: MTGQLTQKTDVYSFGVVLLELLTGRKPVDHTMPRGQQSLVTWATPRLSEDKVKQCIYPRLKGEYPPKGVAKLAAVAALCVQYEAEFRPNMSIVVKALTPLLTQRAATPAASEPVAPVTEA, encoded by the exons ATGACTGGCCAGCTGACACAGAAAACTGATGTCTACAGCTTTGGCGTGGTCCTTCTTGAACTTCTGACTGGAAGGAAACCTGTGGATCATACAATGCCTCGGGGGCAGCAAAGTTTAGTCACTTGG GCCACTCCAAGATTGAGTGAAGATAAGGTCAAACAGTGCATATATCCTAGGTTGAAGGGAGAATACCCTCCGAAGGGAGTTGCTAAG CTTGCCGCGGTGGCGGCTCTGTGCGTGCAATACGAGGCGGAGTTCAGGCCCAACATGAGCATCGTCGTCAAGGCACTCACTCCTCTGCTAACACAAAGAGCAGCGACGCCAGCAGCCTCAGAGCCCGTGGCCCCGGTGACCGAGGCCTGA